The Stigmatella aurantiaca DW4/3-1 genome contains the following window.
CGGTTGCGGACGGGGTTGAGCCGGTCCGACGTGGACGGGTCATAGACCTTCAGGGCGGACGGGGCGGTCAGCTTGGGCGGGGTGACGTTCTTCACGTTGCCCGAGCCCTCGAGGACGACCCGCACGGTGATGGGCTGGCCCAGCTCCACGCTCGTGGGCGAGACGTCCATGGTGAGCTGCCACTCGCCCACATGGGCATTGGCCATGCCAGGGGGCGCGCCCGGCGGCAGCGGCTTGACCCGCACCTTCAAGGTGTTCGCCACCCGGTGCACCCGGTGTCCGGCGAAGAGAAAACCCGTGGTGATGTCCGCCTCGGCGGCGGTGATGGTCAAGCTGCCCGCCTTGACCGGGAAGAGGGCCCGCCGGCGCAGCAGGTACGCGCGGTAGGGAATGCCGTTGACGGTGCGCCGCTCGCCGGAGAGCTGGGTGGGGCTCTCCACCTCCTCGCTCCAGAAGCCCTCCAGCTTGGGCATGGTCACCGCATCCACGCTGGACAGGTCCACGCGGGAGTAGATGTAGAGCGACAGCGTCACCTGCTCGCCCACGTACACATCATCCCGGTCCAGGCTCGCCCGCAGGAACAGGTCCGAGTCCCCCCGGGGGATGATGGTGTCCTCGTCATCGTCTCCCCCGAAGGGGCTCTGGCCCTGGGGAGGAAAGTTCCGGAAGGGATCCGGCAACCGGCTGGGGCGGCTGGCCTGCCCGGGGGCTGGACCCATCCGGCCCTCGCTCACGGTGATTTCCAAGGGCTCGGTGCGATAGGTCTTTCCCGCCGTCTCGAGCACCGAGGGCGGGATGATGAGACGGCCCGGCCGCAGGGCCCGCATGACCAGGGTGTGCTTGGTGACGTCCTGGATGACCGCGGGCCCGCCGCCCGACAACTGGATGGAGCGCTGGCTGCTGCGCGACGAGGAGAGAACCTCGAAGTCCTTGGGCGCGGGGAACTGCACCTGCGCCGAAGGGGGCGCGTCCACCACCACCACGGTGAGGCGGAAGGCGTCCTCGGTCCCCACCTCGGTCCGGTCCACCGATTGATAGAACTCGACGGCCGCCCACGCTGGCGCCGAGGCCAGCACGGCCAGCCCGGCAAGCACCCCCCGCCAGCCGTTACCAGTCCTTCTCATTCGGTGCCCTCTGCTTCTTCTTCTGCTGGAAACGCCACAGCTGGAGATTCTTCTCGTTCTGCTTCATCGCATCCAGCAGCCGCTCCGCTTCCTGCCGGTCGAGCTCCGCCTGGCTGGCCCCCGCGTCCTGTCCGGACTGCTCCTGGGCTTCGCCCTCACGGCCCTCGTCGCTGCCGCCGTCGCTCTGCTCGCCTTCCTCTCCCTCCGAGCCCCCGTCGGCCCCACCATCCTCCCCGCCATCCCCCTGCCCCTCGCCCTGATCGCCCGCGTCCGCACCGGCATCGGAGCCACCATCTCCCCCTGCATCGGCCCCACCATCTCCTCCCGCGTCGGCCCCGCCATCCCCGCCCCCGTCCGCGCCGCCATCCTGGCCCGCGTCGGAGCCGCCATCCCCGCCGTCCATCCCGCCATCCTCGGGCTTGCCGCCATCCCCCTTCTGGCCTCCGTCCTGGCCCGCATCGGGGCGGCCTCCATCGGAGCCGCCATCCTGGCCTCCGTCACCGCCGCCATCGGTGCCCCCATCCTGGCCGTCCTGTTGAGGCGGCGGAAGGTTGCGCAGCACGACCTCATAGTTGTGCCGGGCCATGGCATCGCCCGGATCCAACTTGAGGGCCCGCCGGTAGGCCTGGAGCGCCTCCTTGCGCTCGCCCTTGGAGGCGGCGAGGTTGCCCAGGTTGTACCAAGCCTTCTGTTGCAGGTCCGGACGGTTGGACTCCACCACCCGCTGGAAGGCCGCCTTGGCCTCCTCCGACCGGCCCAACTGCGCCAGCGCGTCTCCCCGGTTGAACTCCACCGCCGGATCTCCCGGCCGCTCTTTTTGGACCGCCTCGAAGGCCTCCAGCGCCTTCTCGTACTGACGCGCCTCATACGCCGCGCGCCCCTCGGCCACGCGCGGGTGGTCCTTCTCCAAGGGCCCCGCGGCCCACACTGGACTGGCCAGCCCACCCACCAGGAGCCACACCAGCGCCCGTCCCGCCCGCCCCTGCCGCTTCACGACACCCTCCGGCGCGAGGAGGGCAACAGCAGCATCCCCGCCACGAGCAGCGCCAGGCCCGGCACCGCGTAGTACTGGAAGCGCTCGTCGTACCGCACCGTCACGCGGCTCTCGAGCTCGCTCTTCTGCATCTTGTCGATGCGCTCCACCACCTGCCCCATGGCCACGCCGCGCGGCTGGTAGAAGAACGCACCCCCCGTGGCCTCCGCGATGGCCGTCAGCCCGCCCCGGTCCAGCCGCGTGATGACCGTCTCCCCGCCCGAATCCTTCTTGTAGTCCACGAACTCGCCGCGCCGGTTGAACACGGGGATGGGCTCACCGCTCTCCGAGCCGACGCCCACCGCCAGCACCTGCACGCCGCCGTCCTTGAGCGCCTCGGTCGCCTCGCCCACCTCGCCAAAGAGGTCCTCGCCATCCGACAGCAGGACGACGGCGCGCTCCTTGGCCCCCCGGTCCGCGTTGCTCAGCACCTGGTTGGCCAGCTTCAGCGCCGCGCCGATGTTGCTGCCACCTTGGGGCATCTGCTCGGGGTCCACCGCACGCAGGAACAGCTTCACGGCCGAGTAGTCCGAGGTGAGAGGAGACTGAATGAAGGCATCGCCCGCGAAGACGACCAGCCCCACGCGATCTCCCTTCAGCTCATCCAGCAGCGTGTTCAGCTCCAGCTTGGCCCGCTCCAGGCGGCTGGGCTGCACATCCCGCGCGAGCATGGACTTGGAGGCATCCAGCACCACCACCACGTCGATGCCCTTGCGCTTCGTCATCTCGCTCTTGCTGCCGCACTGAGGCTGGGCCAGGGCAACCCCCAGCAGCGCCAGCCCCAGCCCATAGAGGCTGCCCTGCACCGCCGGGCGCCACTGGGAGACGCCCGGCGCCAGCCGCTCCACCAGCCGCTCCGCCAGCAGCGCCCTCACCCGCGAGCGCCGCCGCAGCGCCAGCACCAGCGCCAGGGTGCCCAGCAGCAGTCCCACCGCGCACAGCAGCAGGAAGATCGGCTGTGCCAGCCCCGCCTGGTAGCCGAGAATGGTGAAGCGCCACGGTTCCACATGCGGCATCACGGAAACACCCTCAGGAAGGTGGCGCGCAGGAGCAGCTCCAGCGCGGCAAGGCCGAAGGCCGCCAGCAAGTACGGATGGAAGTCCTCACGGTAGGTGGCCGAGGCCCCGCCCTCCATCAGCTTCGAGCGCTCCAGCGAGTCCAACACCTTCTGGAGCCCCTGCTTGAGCCCCTCGGGATCCGTGGCGCGGTAGTACTCCCCTCCCGTGCGCGAGGCGATGTCCTGCAAGAGCTCGGGGTTGATGGGGATCTCCGTGTCGCGCCACACGGTGTTGCCAAAGAGGTCCTGCCCCTGGGGAAAGGGCACCTTGCCGCCCTTGCCCACCAGGATGGTGTAGATGGGGATCTTGAGCGACTCGGCCATGGAGGCGGCATCCAGCGGGGAGATCTTCCCCGCGTTGTTGTCGCCGTCGGTGATGAGCACCACCACGCGGCTCTTGGCCTCGGAGTCCCTCAGGCGGTTGAGCGAGGTGGCCAACGCATCCCCGATGGCGGTGCCGTCCTCCAGCACCCGCGTGCGGATCTGCTTGAGAACCTCCCGCACCACGCCGTAGTCCAACGTCAGCGGGGCCTGCGTGTAGGCGGCGCCTGCGAAGACCACCAGGCCGATGCGGTCATTGACGCGGTTGGAGATGAACTCGGCGAGCACCTCCTTGGCCACGTGCAGGCGGTTCTGCGGCCGGAAGTCTCCGGCCTCCATGGAGGTGGACAGGTCCAGCGCCACCACGATGTCGATGCCCTCCACGCTCAGGTCCCGCACCCGCGCATCGCGCGACTGCGGCCGGGCCAGGGCGATGAGGGCGGCCGCCACGGCCAGGGCCCGCACCACGGGCAGCACGGGCAGCAGGTGCACGCGCAACCCCCGGCCCTGCCGCGCGAAGACGTGGGCGCCGGAGAAGCGCAGCACGGCGCGCTGGCGGCGCTCCCGCCAC
Protein-coding sequences here:
- a CDS encoding BatD family protein; the protein is MRRTGNGWRGVLAGLAVLASAPAWAAVEFYQSVDRTEVGTEDAFRLTVVVVDAPPSAQVQFPAPKDFEVLSSSRSSQRSIQLSGGGPAVIQDVTKHTLVMRALRPGRLIIPPSVLETAGKTYRTEPLEITVSEGRMGPAPGQASRPSRLPDPFRNFPPQGQSPFGGDDDEDTIIPRGDSDLFLRASLDRDDVYVGEQVTLSLYIYSRVDLSSVDAVTMPKLEGFWSEEVESPTQLSGERRTVNGIPYRAYLLRRRALFPVKAGSLTITAAEADITTGFLFAGHRVHRVANTLKVRVKPLPPGAPPGMANAHVGEWQLTMDVSPTSVELGQPITVRVVLEGSGNVKNVTPPKLTAPSALKVYDPSTSDRLNPVRNRIQGQRVQEYLVMPQRTGSFTLPALEFPYFDPSRREYDVARTDPVTVTVEAGSGSNPPMGATPSHVADAAGAPKNVLSAGGLRPPRYQARFVAPSVPAWERAFFLPLVLAPVGLWFGVVLVGQVRGRFFSPTEVGRNNQQAKAARKRLAEAEKLRGQGSASAFYAEVEKALMGFLEARLRMPVVGLTREALGEKMAQAGVAQAHRSRVLFVLEACDMGRFGGGSEASERNRILDAAEAVMEKWEK
- a CDS encoding tetratricopeptide repeat protein yields the protein MKRQGRAGRALVWLLVGGLASPVWAAGPLEKDHPRVAEGRAAYEARQYEKALEAFEAVQKERPGDPAVEFNRGDALAQLGRSEEAKAAFQRVVESNRPDLQQKAWYNLGNLAASKGERKEALQAYRRALKLDPGDAMARHNYEVVLRNLPPPQQDGQDGGTDGGGDGGQDGGSDGGRPDAGQDGGQKGDGGKPEDGGMDGGDGGSDAGQDGGADGGGDGGADAGGDGGADAGGDGGSDAGADAGDQGEGQGDGGEDGGADGGSEGEEGEQSDGGSDEGREGEAQEQSGQDAGASQAELDRQEAERLLDAMKQNEKNLQLWRFQQKKKQRAPNEKDW
- a CDS encoding VWA domain-containing protein; amino-acid sequence: MPHVEPWRFTILGYQAGLAQPIFLLLCAVGLLLGTLALVLALRRRSRVRALLAERLVERLAPGVSQWRPAVQGSLYGLGLALLGVALAQPQCGSKSEMTKRKGIDVVVVLDASKSMLARDVQPSRLERAKLELNTLLDELKGDRVGLVVFAGDAFIQSPLTSDYSAVKLFLRAVDPEQMPQGGSNIGAALKLANQVLSNADRGAKERAVVLLSDGEDLFGEVGEATEALKDGGVQVLAVGVGSESGEPIPVFNRRGEFVDYKKDSGGETVITRLDRGGLTAIAEATGGAFFYQPRGVAMGQVVERIDKMQKSELESRVTVRYDERFQYYAVPGLALLVAGMLLLPSSRRRVS
- a CDS encoding vWA domain-containing protein; this encodes MPLDLAFHSPQVLWGLLLVPVLLVQAWRERRQRAVLRFSGAHVFARQGRGLRVHLLPVLPVVRALAVAAALIALARPQSRDARVRDLSVEGIDIVVALDLSTSMEAGDFRPQNRLHVAKEVLAEFISNRVNDRIGLVVFAGAAYTQAPLTLDYGVVREVLKQIRTRVLEDGTAIGDALATSLNRLRDSEAKSRVVVLITDGDNNAGKISPLDAASMAESLKIPIYTILVGKGGKVPFPQGQDLFGNTVWRDTEIPINPELLQDIASRTGGEYYRATDPEGLKQGLQKVLDSLERSKLMEGGASATYREDFHPYLLAAFGLAALELLLRATFLRVFP